In the Periophthalmus magnuspinnatus isolate fPerMag1 chromosome 4, fPerMag1.2.pri, whole genome shotgun sequence genome, one interval contains:
- the lrrc39 gene encoding leucine-rich repeat-containing protein 39 isoform X2: MVVISSSVSSIKALWETRIRKISEDREEEQRRKAPKDRPANRVGVGVWEDRALLARLKQKLQTEDGRLVLRLEQEEWRSLPPCLVRLAQVQELHMHRTGLEALPTFIHSFQNLLVIDLSRNAVAHIPKEIGELSRLRELLLSYNRLTSVPEELGQCESLERLELAMNRDLSALPLQLKNLQRLQHLDLSMNDFYEFPECLLDLPALEWLDIGGNRLTELPYDIYRMEKLHTLWLQRNELEKLPDTISLMASLDTLVLSSNKLRDIPPLMEDMSRLRFVNFRDNPLTLDVTLPPRKPKEPEEDEEEEEDDREMYGKEFMQLYIHEARKRAYATLNVHCAYHIR, from the exons ATGGTGGTGATCAGCAGCTCAGTGTCGTCCATCAAAGCTCTGTGGGAGACGCGCATCCGCAAGATCAgtgaagacagagaggaggagcagaggaggaaggcCCCCAAGGACAGGCCAGCAAACAG agtgggtgtgggtgtgtgggagGACCGCGCGCTCTTGGCCCGCCTCAAACAGAAGCTGCAGACTGAAGATGGCCGCCTGGTGCTGCGGttggagcaggaggagtggaggagctTACCTCCTTGCCTGGTGCGCTTGGCCCAGGTGCAGGAGTTGCACATGCACCGCACCGGTCTGGAGGCCCTCCCCACCTTCATTCACAGCTTCCAGAACCTCCTTGTAATCGACCTGTCCCGCAATGCCGTGGCACACATACCCAAGGAGATTG GTGAGCTGAGTCGTCTGAGAGAGCTTCTCCTCAGCTATAACAGGCTGACCAGTGTCCCAGAGGAGCTGGGTCAGTGTGAGAGTCTGGAGAGACTGGAGCTGGCCATGAACCGGGACCTCAGCGCTCTGCCACTCCAG CTGAAGAACCTGCAGAGGCTGCAGCACTTGGACCTGTCCATGAATGATTTCTATGAGTTCCCTGAGTGTCTGCTGGACCTGCCTGCTCTGGAGTGGCTCGACATCGGGGGCAACAGACTGACAGAGCTGCCCTATGACATCTACAG gATGGAGAAGCTGCACACTCTATGGCTCCAGAGAAATGAACTTGAGAAACTCCCCGACACCATCAGCCTCATGGCCAGCCTGGACACACTAGTCCTGAGCAGCAACAAGCTCCGCGACATACCCCCTCTGATGGAGGACATGAGCCGCctcag ATTTGTGAATTTCCGAGACAACCCCCTGACTCTGGACGTGACTCTTCCTCCTAGAAAACCAAAGGAGCCtgaggaagacgaggaggaggaagaggatgacaGGGAGATGTATGGCAAAGAATTCATGCAACTGTACATCCACGAGGCCAGGAAGCGAGCCTACGCCACCCTCAACGTGCACTGTGCCTACC ACATCAGATAA
- the lrrc39 gene encoding leucine-rich repeat-containing protein 39 isoform X1 — MVVISSSVSSIKALWETRIRKISEDREEEQRRKAPKDRPANRVGVGVWEDRALLARLKQKLQTEDGRLVLRLEQEEWRSLPPCLVRLAQVQELHMHRTGLEALPTFIHSFQNLLVIDLSRNAVAHIPKEIGELSRLRELLLSYNRLTSVPEELGQCESLERLELAMNRDLSALPLQLKNLQRLQHLDLSMNDFYEFPECLLDLPALEWLDIGGNRLTELPYDIYRMEKLHTLWLQRNELEKLPDTISLMASLDTLVLSSNKLRDIPPLMEDMSRLRFVNFRDNPLTLDVTLPPRKPKEPEEDEEEEEDDREMYGKEFMQLYIHEARKRAYATLNVHCAYQPGEGPDP; from the exons ATGGTGGTGATCAGCAGCTCAGTGTCGTCCATCAAAGCTCTGTGGGAGACGCGCATCCGCAAGATCAgtgaagacagagaggaggagcagaggaggaaggcCCCCAAGGACAGGCCAGCAAACAG agtgggtgtgggtgtgtgggagGACCGCGCGCTCTTGGCCCGCCTCAAACAGAAGCTGCAGACTGAAGATGGCCGCCTGGTGCTGCGGttggagcaggaggagtggaggagctTACCTCCTTGCCTGGTGCGCTTGGCCCAGGTGCAGGAGTTGCACATGCACCGCACCGGTCTGGAGGCCCTCCCCACCTTCATTCACAGCTTCCAGAACCTCCTTGTAATCGACCTGTCCCGCAATGCCGTGGCACACATACCCAAGGAGATTG GTGAGCTGAGTCGTCTGAGAGAGCTTCTCCTCAGCTATAACAGGCTGACCAGTGTCCCAGAGGAGCTGGGTCAGTGTGAGAGTCTGGAGAGACTGGAGCTGGCCATGAACCGGGACCTCAGCGCTCTGCCACTCCAG CTGAAGAACCTGCAGAGGCTGCAGCACTTGGACCTGTCCATGAATGATTTCTATGAGTTCCCTGAGTGTCTGCTGGACCTGCCTGCTCTGGAGTGGCTCGACATCGGGGGCAACAGACTGACAGAGCTGCCCTATGACATCTACAG gATGGAGAAGCTGCACACTCTATGGCTCCAGAGAAATGAACTTGAGAAACTCCCCGACACCATCAGCCTCATGGCCAGCCTGGACACACTAGTCCTGAGCAGCAACAAGCTCCGCGACATACCCCCTCTGATGGAGGACATGAGCCGCctcag ATTTGTGAATTTCCGAGACAACCCCCTGACTCTGGACGTGACTCTTCCTCCTAGAAAACCAAAGGAGCCtgaggaagacgaggaggaggaagaggatgacaGGGAGATGTATGGCAAAGAATTCATGCAACTGTACATCCACGAGGCCAGGAAGCGAGCCTACGCCACCCTCAACGTGCACTGTGCCTACC AGCCTGGTGAGGGCCCTGACCCTTAG